TTATTGTTAGTATAACAACAAAGTGAAAGTAACTCAATTAGTATTGTGTTACTTTCACTTTGTTTTTTTGATAAATAGTTGATGCTACTCTTACTTTTTAATCTGCTTTCTTTTCATTCCACAGGACTTCGGATCTACATACTCAAAATCAAATTGACAGTATAGCTTATCTGCTGGTTTATTGGCAATCAAACATACATATGCATTTTCATCTGTGTTTTTGTTTAAATAGGAATCTATTTCTCTCATAATCACTTTCCCTAGACCTTTACATTGATAATTAGGATCTACCATAATATCAGAAACAACATAGGTTATCCCTTGATCACCAACAATTCTTCCAAAACCAATTAACTTATCATCATCCCATAAAGAAACAATAAACAATGAATGTTTCAATGCAATCTCTGTTTTTGATAAATCTTTCGTTCCCATTCCAGTTTTTAATCTCAAAGAAATATATTCTATCGCTGATGGAGCGATATATGTTATATCCATGTCTATTGAAACCTCCAATTATATAAATAAATTTTATTGCACGATAAAATACAATCACACAACAATTTTCGAGTTAATTATACCATTATATTCCATGTTAATATCATATCCTGCTCTAATATTAGTGTATTTGGTGAATACGTTATTTTACGTATGTAGAAATAAACTCTTTTGACATTTTGGCAATTTTATCTGCGTTTGTCCAATATAAATAATGCTTCCCACTAAGAACTTGAATCTTTTGAATATCCGAGTTTGAAATTACGTCTTCATGAAGTGGCAACCACTCTTTATTACTGTCTACGGACTCTTTTGATAAAAAGGATAAAACAGGTAATTTATTTGGATATTTCACATCATATAGTTCTTTTGTATTTGTATTTACCATATTAAATTCATTTATCACAGAGACATTTCCACTATTCCAGGTTGTTGCCATTTTTTTCATTTTAATTTGCTTCGTAGAATAATAATTGTTTTTGTTCATGCCATCATCAACACTTGGCAAAAGGTATGTAATATCCCTTACAATTCCAAACGTATTAAGCAATGTCAAATATGGTGACATGTTAGCATCTTTATTACTTTTTGTTTGATTAGGTTTAGACTCGTCAATCCCAATAATTGCCTCCACTTCCTTCGGATAATTTACTGCATAGTACATCGAATATATGCCCGATATCGAGTGTGGCATTAATATGTATGGTCCATTAATTTTTAATTCTTTAAGTACTGTCCTTATTTCCTTTACAATGTTTGCATTAGAACGTTCCTCTTTTGTAGTGTCACTAAAACCGTATCCAAAGCATTCAAGGATTACGACTTTATAATCTGAGCTTAATCTTTCTGCCAAAGGCATAAAATCTGTAATTGGTGATGCAGTTCCTAAACCGCTTAGTAACACGATTGTTTTTTTTCCTGATCCAGTCACATAAGCTTGCATATTTTTACCATCCACATTTATTGTTTGGCCACTTTTATACTTGTTCTTTTCAATTGATTTCAAGACATTATGCGTTACTGCTGATATAATTACTAATCCAACTATAATCCCAATAATCCATAGTAATACTTTTCTTGTTATTTTTAGTGCCTTTTTCATCTAATGTTCCTCCATTTATCTAATCCAACTTTATTATATGTACATACAAATGTAACTCCAGCAATTATTATCCAGATTAAGATTACTGCTATATTCTTGGCTTCTCCCACTCCAATCTCTCCCCCACTAAACAGCATTTTAAACATTAGGTTCATATTATAATTAGGCAAAAAACTTGCTATTAGTTCTATCTTTTTACTGAAGCTTGAAAATATTGGCACCATTAAAAAAAACATAAGTATAGGCATTCCTACTGTTCCTGCTGACATTTGGTTAGGAACAATAATGCCTACTACCGCTCCAATTTCTATCATGCTAATTGCAACTAAAGACGTTAACAATATAAATTTACCTAAGTACACAGAATCCATTCGAGCTATATAAAATATAAGTATATTTAGAATTTCTGATACCACGAACGTTATAACAACTTTTCCTATTAAAAATTCTAAAGGTGACACTCCTGAAAGCATAAGAGTTCTAAGTGTGTTTTTTTCTTTTTCTTC
This window of the Clostridium estertheticum genome carries:
- a CDS encoding GNAT family N-acetyltransferase, whose translation is MDITYIAPSAIEYISLRLKTGMGTKDLSKTEIALKHSLFIVSLWDDDKLIGFGRIVGDQGITYVVSDIMVDPNYQCKGLGKVIMREIDSYLNKNTDENAYVCLIANKPADKLYCQFDFEYVDPKSCGMKRKQIKK
- a CDS encoding alpha/beta fold hydrolase; protein product: MKKALKITRKVLLWIIGIIVGLVIISAVTHNVLKSIEKNKYKSGQTINVDGKNMQAYVTGSGKKTIVLLSGLGTASPITDFMPLAERLSSDYKVVILECFGYGFSDTTKEERSNANIVKEIRTVLKELKINGPYILMPHSISGIYSMYYAVNYPKEVEAIIGIDESKPNQTKSNKDANMSPYLTLLNTFGIVRDITYLLPSVDDGMNKNNYYSTKQIKMKKMATTWNSGNVSVINEFNMVNTNTKELYDVKYPNKLPVLSFLSKESVDSNKEWLPLHEDVISNSDIQKIQVLSGKHYLYWTNADKIAKMSKEFISTYVK
- a CDS encoding ABC transporter permease, producing MEFTRRINALLKKEIKSLSKDWNILLMCLLPVLFSFIYTNVFRAGGTSDGIGKYEILYICLGMNIVLIAGFMIAMLIAEEKEKNTLRTLMLSGVSPLEFLIGKVVITFVVSEILNILIFYIARMDSVYLGKFILLTSLVAISMIEIGAVVGIIVPNQMSAGTVGMPILMFFLMVPIFSSFSKKIELIASFLPNYNMNLMFKMLFSGGEIGVGEAKNIAVILIWIIIAGVTFVCTYNKVGLDKWRNIR